The DNA region GATTTTTCTCGACTTGTTTCATGCATGTGGGCGACTCTGTATTTTCTTAGCAAAAGGATTTCCGATCCCTGCCGCAAGAGATTAGACCATTTACGTTTATAAATTTGATAGCAGACCTCTACTTTTTTAACAAGTGCACTTCGGTAATTCAACGGAAATTTCTCCATTTGGATGTTTTCTAGCAGCCAAGAAACTCTTGACCGGAGCGTACTACCGAGACGAAAGCCTTTACCATTTGAGCCAATCCTAGGGCTTTGTTTGGTTCCCCCTCCCCCCCGAGACGAATTTGAGAGAATGACTACACTTGGAATGTTCAAACCTATGGTTACGTAAACATTCTTACGTTTCACCAAGATTCACTTCTCTTATGCAGTAATACATTAgcatttttaaggaaaatttgTTCAATAACTCTGCTTTGTCCAATTGAGATTcggcttttaattttttatatatatatttttataatactcgGGATATTTATTACTTTGGATCGACCCCCTTCACCCTGTAGGATGTGTTGAGATAAATATGTGATGAAAGAATTCGATCCAAAGTGGAAATACCACGGATAATATTCCTAAAAGACTACCCAGGGGACAAGTTTTAATTTAGACAAAGCACAGATCATTCCCCAAAAATTTCCGTTTGAAACACCATATCTGCCATTGaaagtaaattttctttttcaattttttgggCAAAAAAGGGTTGAAAGGACCGACCGGAGGTGGCCTCACCACCTGATTGTGATCATAGTTGCACTCTATCTGTTGTGAACCGCATATGATGGATTTAGACGGAAGGAAGCTGCATGTGCTCCTTCAAGTTGGGTAGGAAATTCAATGAATCAATCGGTGACTGATACTGATAATCTAAGGCGAATCCGTATTTTGAATTTAAGCCTAGGAATTAGTACATGTCAAAGCACACGAGAGTAATCTAACAGCCATTGAGCCACCACCTTTGGTGGTTTTTCACTTTTGTGTTTGGTATTCAACTATGGGTGCTTAGTTTCACTTTTGCGTTTAGCTATAGATTTCACAGACTCATTTTGAGAAGTGGGGTTCAGCTCCAAGCCGTTAATTAGAAtatcttcttcttgttcttatatttatttctattgGGCTAATGATATATCTAATAGTATAGATTTTCTCCATTTAGTTGGGTattcaattttttgaaaatttctgttaaaaaatcataaattttgttGACTTACCATGTAGAACTTGTGACTTCTAGTTTTCCCAAGTTTATAATGACTGACTTGTTATGGCAGAAAAGAATACTGGTGAATTCACTTGGATTTGATGGGTAAGACAATTCGCTTGTCTGGATTCCCTTCTAGTGTGACTGCACAAGAAGTTAAGGAATTTCTGGAGGGACGTACAGGTGAAGGTACTGTTTATGCTATTAAGATTAGGCCAAACAAGAGTGGGGGTCGAGCAAATGCTACTGTTCAATTCACCAGCAACAGACATGCTGAGTCTATTATCTCCTTGGCTAATGTACGCCTATGGTATGGGCGCTCTTATTTGAAGGCATGGGAAATGGAGCGTGATATTGTACCAAAGCCAAGAACAACTCTGCATAGCTTGGAAAACATAATACTGCATTTTGGCTGTCAGATCTCAAATGAAAAGTTTTCAATCCTATGGCGAGCAGTGAATGTTTCTGTGAATTTTGGGACTGGATTTCggcaatttcaattttttttgttgcataATTGTGTGGAGTACAGGCTTGAACTTTCCTATGAGAACATATGGCAGATTGAATTGCATCGCCCACGTCGTCAAACTGCAAAGTATCTTCTGATCCAGGTTTCTTCTTTAGTTTAGTTTAATCTTCAATTACATGGTTGTCTTCTCTTGATACCTAAGTAGCTAGACAGGAAtagcatttattttttcaaatttgttttgTCAATTTTGGAGAATTAAAAAATTGCATGTTTTGCATGTTGAGCTTGCTCCTCTGTTTCTCTGATTTTTGAAAGAATCACAGCAACCTAACTGAATTGTTGCTGTAATGATCCAAGGAAGGATGAAGCCATATCTGGGCCTATATTCCAAAATGATTAGTTGAGGCTGGAATCCCTTGGAATTCGTTATAATAGGCAGGAATTTCTCATTTCCCCTCATTCGCCACCTTCCTCCCTTCATATGCATAATTCGTGGGATTTTAATATCCCTCTCTCAGATTCCCTATCTGCTTTTCGAGCCATTCCATCGTATACCATTTGTAGCGATTAAAGGAAGGTTTAAGTCACATTTGGGCCCATATTCTAAAAGGATTCATCAAGGTTATGATTGGAGTCCCTCATAATTCATTGTAAGAGGGGGTACATTTTCTCTCATAGGGCTGTGGAGTCCCTACTCATTGGATAGAGAGAGTGTAACACCCCATTCTCATAGGATAGAGATGTTATTAACGTACATAACATAATGCACGGTAAAGAGACTCAATAttctgaaatacctcatttattgaaaaacaTTAACTGAAATGAACATAAATTGTTTTTGAAACATGAAACTGAAAACGTaaagtaaaaacataaactaaacctACGTGTGACTTTCatccaaaaatcataaaagaaagcTAAGTTCTTGCACTAGATCTGCTTCTGGTCCTCCAGCTTTACGTCCTCACAATCATCAACTGTGATAGTTAAACATAGaagagaacaaagaaaaaaaaaagttcaaatattcaataaataacaCATCATACCGTAAAACATATCTTAGCATAGACTTAATTGTTTTTAAAGACTCATCAAACAACGTATATCATTCACAGATTCTCATAGCATGTCTATTCATCATCAACATGAGTGGAAACATAtataatcatggcaaacatatAACGTGAATGCATAAATTACTTGTAtatcttgtctttcacttattatatggtgaaccacgcttgagttcGTAGCACCCCATAACTTatcataacatggagtgaaacacgcttgagtctgtATTTCACTTGAGTCCGTGGCACCTCATAACTTAttatgtagtgaaacacgcttgagttcatgtttcacttaacttgtgtaACATGGAGTAAAATACGCTTGAGTCTGTGTtttacttaacttgcataacatggagtgaaacatgcttgagtccgtgtatcacttaacttgcatattATAGAGTAAAACACGTTTGAGTCCGTGTtttacttaacttgcataacatggagtgaaacatgcttgagtTTGTGTTTCACCTAACTTGTGGTAGCCACGCTTGAGTTCGTGGCACCATCTTAGCATAGCTTGTGGTGAACAAGCTTGGGTCTGTGTCAccttaaattatttatctttcttaatgcatgaggactttcttggacttcatggaattttctagcatggcatattcttgtacatggcatgacataacatgatatatttttgtaaatggcaTTTTCTTGTACATGACGTAGCATAGCATAacatggcctaacatgatttaaacATTTTCTGACATTTCATGGTGTACATGatctaagtactacatgaacatggcatgcatgatctaaGTACTTACATGAACATGGCATCCACGATCTGgttatttattacatggcatacttGACTTAAATTACTACATGAAGATTTTATGGCATACGTGACTTGAATACTATGTGAACATTACATGACATGTAACTTGAATACTACGTGAAAATTACATAGTATACGtgactttttaataatattcagTCCATCAAGCAACAAATCCATACATACAAGCATCATGTTATAATTCATCAAATATTGTGAAAGGAATCTAACattgacttggctcttagcgtAGTGTAGATAACCATCATAAGCACATCATATTCTCATACATagcaataatatttatagtacaCATGCATTTATATGATAatactatttacctcttagcgctgcttccaCAATCTTACGTCGTAGCTCGTGAACTATACGAGGCACTAATTGTCACTAACTTTTCTAAAAAGACGTGTCGTAACattctaaatacttaaaatcatatatagagataatttaattacaCTAGGATTACTACATAATAATGTTATTCAAAACTCATAACATATTCCTTaacttctatttaaaaatataacttaataattttataaaaatctagtTAAAAAGTCAATTGGAATATAAACTAAATAATAGGCTaaaaaatggtttaaaaaggatacttaaaaatattctttaaaattatgctttaaaattgcttaaatactttttataaaaataagttgtAAAACTTGGTCTGACTTAAATTTCAGCCCAGCCCCAATTAAAGAAACAACCCATTTAAAGTTACTAAAACAGTTTCTGTAAAAGTACAACCAGCCCAATATAATCATCAAGCCGACATAAAATCAATCCACATACAATATTATGGTAGTTTCTGAAATAAATAGAGCCCAGTCAATTAAAGACAAGTCCAGATAAAACGTAACCCAGCCccaattaaactcatcttagtaAAAGGGCATTTTGGGAGGGTTGAAGATAGAGGAAATGAAGAAATTCATAGAACAAGGGGCAGCATCATGTGGATGGAAAGGGACTCAACTCACCAAGAGAAAAGGACCAGCTACGATGGTGGGTCCGGGTGGCTGGAAGTGACTGCTGGGAAATTCTGTGGCTGCCGAGATGTGTTCTGACTTCTCTTGTAGTGTTTGACTGTGCTAAGCCGCAACACACAAAACTGTTAGTTAATAACAGTGGAGAGAGAAATGGCAGAGGGGTTTTAAGGGATCGACGCATGCGTGGGTGGAAGGGAGACTTGCTGGTGACGTCTTCTGTGGTGGTTTTCGGCGAAGTGGTGGCTGTTTGGTTGAAGGAGATGGGTTCTCGGTTTGTAGAGGCTACTACAGTGGCTATGTGTATAAGGTTTCTTGTGTTTATATCTGGAGGGTCTCATGGTGGGTTTTATAGATGAGGGGGAAGGGAGGTATTGTGAGTAATCTGGAGGGGTTTGAATTCGACTATACTTTGGTAAACTACTCCCACGAGGAAGGAAACACTGAGAGGATAAGAGTTTTGAAGTGTTTGAGTATGCTTTAGGGACCTATTACTATGAGGAGTCAAACGAATAGGAGTTTTTAAATCGAGTTAGTTTCTGATTAGGAAATCAaacagagaattaaaagggGCGTAAAGTTATTAGAACATGAAtccaattcaaaacaaaatacccTCTTAAAACATATCTGATAAAATAGtaacaatgaaaataataagagtaataaaaaatagtagtaataaataaaataatctcactTTTGGGGTCTGGATGTTACAGAGAGATCTGCTGAATCCTCTTTTCCATCACCTTTCAATGAAACTGGACAAATCTATACTTTCCAAggtcttgaaaaaataattataaaacaaGAATATATGGAAcgtatttgtaaaaatttaattgaGTACTTGTTGTAGAGATAGCAAATGAGTCTTCATCATTAATAAATGTGAGATTAGATTCTATTTAGGAGTGCCAATGATTATCTTGGGTGAAGTTACCCTGATGGGGGACACTTGAAGTGGAAGGAATGaggatattttttattatgactGTTAGTTCAGCTATCTTCTTTTATCATTTCATCTTCAGAAATTCGAACTTCCTTTTTTAATCTTCTGCACTAAGTCACAGTACTTATTCCTAACTAGACATAATTAATTGACCAAGCGACAAGCGTGATGCATATATGCATAATAAATTTTTTGGCATTTACTGATCTTGTGCTAGGTTCAAATAGACTAGAATAATTTCAGTCTAGTAACGAAAATAACTGCTTAATTTGAATAGGTTGGACCTTTATAATGATGTTTGAAATTTCTGTTCAAAAAGTTTGATATACCGTCTGCAATTGCAAGCAAaatggtataattttttttattacagttGCAGGACACTTACGCattcctaatattttttttaatctgctAGTTATTTGGTGCTCCACGGATTTATGAGAAAGATTCGCGCCCTTCAgacaatttatatgaaaatcccaatttcaattttttcaagcatATCCCTGATGACCAATGGGTCCGGGGGGTGGATTTTACCCCATCATCTTGCATTGGGCAATCTTCTTCATTGTGTTTGGAGCTTCCTTATGGCCACCAACTTCCAGATTTTCGGGATAACTTTGCTTATTATAAAGAAAGTGAAGGAAGATATATTCTGGAAAGCGGTTCTACTTTCTCTTGTAATCTGGATCTAGTTCCTATTGTTGGCCCTTCTCCAGGTGTTGATTTACCGTATGAAATCTTGTTTAAAATAAACTTATTGGTTCAGAATGGCTGTCTTGCTGGGCCAACACTTGATGTTAGGTTTTATCGCTTGGTTGATCCACGTAATATAGGCATTGACTGTATAGAATATGCACTGGAGAAACTCTTTCATTTACAGGAATGTTGCTATGAGCCATCGAGGTGGCTCAATGAGCAGTACATAAAGTACCTCACATCAACGCATCCTCCAAAGTCTCCTGCTATATCCCCAGACTCTGGGTTGGTTTCTGTACACAGGGCTCAGATAACACCTTCGAAAGTGTACTTCTGTGGTCCAGAAATTAATGTATCAAATCGTGTGCTGCGCCATTTTTCTGATTGTATAGATAATTTTCTCCGTGTCTCATTTGTTGATGAGAATTTGGATAAAATGTTTTCAACAGATTTATCTCCTCGGGCATCTTCTGCAAATGAAGATAGGAAAACTGGAATCTATAGAAGGATTCTTTCTGTTCTAAAAAATGGCATAGTTTTTGCTGGTAAGAGGTTTGAAACTCTTGCATTCTCATCAAGTCAGTTACGGGATAATTCTATATGGATGTTTGCTTCAAGAGATGGGCTTACTGCTGCTGATATAAGAGACTGGATGGGAAATTTTAGTCGTATTAGAAACGTGGCAAAATATGCTGCCAGACTGGGTCAATCCTTTGGCTCATCGACCGAAACTCTTACGGTTTATGCACATGAAATTGAAACTATACCTGATGTAGAGTTAGAAAGGGGTGGAGTCAATTATGTTTTCTCTGACGGAATCGGGAAAATATCCGCTGAGTTTGCGAAGAAAGTGGCTTTGAAATGTGGCTGTAAAGGATCCCATCCGTCAGCCTTTCAGATTCGATATGGTGGGTATAAAGGTGTTGTTGCTGTTGATCCAACCTCACCAATGAAATTATCATTGAGGAAGAGCATGTCCAAGTATGAAGCAGATAACCACAAGAAACTAGATGTCTTGGCATTTAGCAAGTTTCAGCCGTGTTTTCTGAATCGCCAGTTGATCACTCTGTTGTCTACCCTTGGTGTGAAggataatgcttttgtgaataaacaAAGACAAGCAATAGAACAGTTGGATGCTATACTAAGTGATCCATTGAAGGCACAAGAAGCTCTTGATTTGATGTCCCCAGGAGAGAATACAAACATGCTAAAGGAAATGCTCATGTGTGGTTACAAGCCTGATGCTGAACCCTTTCTTGCTATGATGCTGCAGACATTCCGGGCGTCGAAATTGTTGGAGTTGCGAACCAAAACAAGGATCTTTATTCCAGATGGAAGAGCAATGATGGGATGTCTAGATGAAACCGGAACCTTAGAATACGGTCAGGTATTTGTACAATTTTCTGGCACTAGACACAGGCAGTCGTTCAATGATTCCACCATGTTCAGTGTCCATGGATCCGATCAGCGTTTTTTAGTTACAGGGAAGGTGGTAGTTGCCAAAAACCCATGCTTGCATCCAGGTGATGTGCGTGTTTTAAGGGCTGTAAATGTCCCGGCATTGCACCATTTGGTGGATTGTGTTGTTTTTCCTCAGAAAGGTTTGAGGTAAATTAATCTCTTAGTACTCTTATGACACTATAGTATTGAATTATGTTTATCAGTCTCCTACATATTTGAGCCTtcgtttgaatttaaaatgtaaattgCTGGTTGTACTTAATTGAATTATATGATGTGAACTATACGTCATGTGTGCTGGAGTTTCTATTTCCttaaaatcattaataaaattcatatcttagttatccaaaaaataaagattatgGAATGCGAACTCTAATCTTCTTCCATTGTGCCTTCATACAAGAGCTCATCTTCATTGATGAGAGGCAATATACTTAGATGTTATTGATCATTCTGAGCTAGGTTCTACCTTATGCGAGAATTTATTGTCCGTAGATGGTATTCATGACTGTGACCACTGTGCATAAACTtacatttcatattttaattgtatttgGTCGAGTGCTGTGAGGCTTGTACTTGGTCACGCATCGTTTTAGCTACGACCTTGTTTGCCTATggcattttttcataatttttattattatctcaaaaaaatttcaaaaccaaaccaaacatcttcaaatatgaaaagaaCACCATTTCAACTTTTCATCTAGTCAttacccaaacaaaaaaaatcaaaactaaaacTACCCTAGAAAAATTATGTGTAAACAACTTTTCAACTCTACCTTCTACTTTCACAAACTCCAatacaaaacatatttaaaattcaaaacttaataaacaactcatctgaaaattctcaaaaattCTCGAAATTTCTCAAAAATCTTGAAACTAGGCATGCTTTATGTTTCTGTTAAGAattctcatcatttttttatgtttaatcgAGCCAATGTTTATTTATATCCAAGTAATATGGCACCTAGGGATTTGGTTCAGTGAAAGATAATGACACTTACCATGGTCATAAAAAATAAcctggatttttattttattttattttattttggatgaAGGCTGCAATTGAATGTGTTTGTTGTTTTGAAATCTAgttgtttgaaattttaatatGTTATTACTGACAGTGCTGCTTTTATTTAATTGCACTTGTCTATTATTCATGAAAATATTCCTGTAGACATGGATAactgatatataaaatttcaatGTAATACAAGACCACATCCCAATGAGTGTTCTGGAAGTGATTTGGATGGAGATATCTACTTTGTCTGTTGGGATCCTGAACTTATCCCACGTCAGCAAGAGGAACCAATGGATTATTCCCCAGCACAAAGTAAGCAGTTGGATCGCGATGTTACAATTGAGGTATTACTCTGCTTTCCAATATTAAGATATCTCATTGTTGCACTTCATTAATCGTGATCTCTTTGTGGTCATTATACTGATTTTTTGGTGAATGCTTTCAAATTGGTTCCGACAAAAGATTAAGTTTTCGTTTTGAATGTGTTTCTATCCATTCTTTCTACTGGACATACTTGGACGAATGGTGAGTTAATGTTGCATATTGAACTTATTCCTTGTTTACTGTTCTATCACTTTCCAAGATGTGATTAGGTTTTGATAATGAAGTGTGCAAACAAAAGATTTATATGAGCCCATGAAAGATTATGGAATATCAGTTGCTTATATTAAATCTTCTGTCTTCCTATTCTGAAAAATAGATATCTTTTACGCTATGATGTCTATCCGGTGGAAGTTTGTTAGTTTGTTCTGCTTTCAGTGGCCATTTATAAAATGGGACTTTGTATCAGGGTTGTGGTCATATATAAACTAATCTCTATATTAACGTATAATAAATGGTAAAATTGGATTTGGCAGACAGAATAATAATTGCAAATGAACAGCTTCAAGAATGTGTAGTAGCTTAAACATTTCAGCATCACACAAGTTGGAATTGGATGAAAATCCTACAAAGCCATTGCATTAACGAGTTGCATTCATCTACATTTTTTTTGCCTGTGAATTCGTTGAAATTTAAGCTTCTGCTCAATTTTCTATTAATCGTCATGCACAAAAACTCAGAAAGATAGTGATTTCCCCAAATTCCACTGCAAAAGATGTTCATTTCTTCTGGTACAGGAAGTCGAGGagtattttgtcaattacatAGTAAATGACAGCTTAGGTATTATTGCCAATGCCCACACGGCTTTCGCAGATAGAGAGCCCCTAAAAGCAATGAGTGACCCATGCATAAAGTTGGCAAAACTATTTTCAATCGCTGTTGATTTTCCAAAAACCGGCATACCAGCTGAAATTCCACATGAACTTCATGTCAAAGAATATCCAGATTTCATGGATAAGCCAGACAAACCCACATATGAATCACACAATGTGATTGGAAAGCTTTTCCGGGAGGTGAAAGACAAAGCTCCGAATAATGCTTCTTTTAAGTCCTTCACTGTAGAAATGGCAAGGCGTTCATATGACCCTGACATGGAAGTTGATGGATTTGAGGATTTCGTCGATGATGCTTTCTTCCACAAAACCAATTATGATTACAAGTTGGGGAACTTGATGGACTATTATGGCATCAAAACTGAGGCTGAAATTCTCAGTGGGAATATTATGAGAATGGCCAAGTCTTTCACCAAGAGAAGAGATGCAGAAGCAATTAATGTGTCTATCAGGTCCTTGAGAAAGGAAGCTAGAGCCTGGTTCAACGAGAAGGGAAGTGGGTTGGATTCTGGAGCTGAGGAAGTGTATGCAAAAGCTTCAGCATGGTACCATGTCACGTATCATCCAAGTTATTGGGGTCTCTACAATGAGGGTATGGATCGAGATCATTTCCTCAGCTTTCCATGGTGTGTCTATGACAAGCTGGTCCGcattaagaagaataaaacaagTATTACAAGGGCTCTGTACATGTCTTCTTTGGAGGACCAGTTCCGTCTTGAATTGCATTTGAGATGAGAAGGTCGCATCAATTGTCGCCTCTTGAACGTTTGATGATATCTGTAGCTTGCATTTCTCTTTGCCTTGTTGCGTGTGCATGTGAATAGGAAGGGAAGAATTTAACTCAACTACTTAATATTTGCTTTTATTGGGTAATATTCTTTCATCAGATGTAAATGCCTAAGTTGATGATGAGACCCAAAAGTTGATCGTTTTGTTGTATATGTCGATGGTGTTAAGCTACTCTTGGTGTATCTGACTAAAAGAAGTGGTTTTGAAGTCATAATTTCCTTTGAAGATTATGGGTTAAAGCATATCTCTTCAGATACTTCATCCCAACTTTAGTAGAAGCATGAGGTCCTGccgtgttttattttttatttttatgaatgcaAAGCCAACGATTGACAGTATTACGGGCAATCATGCACTCATTTGGATCCGTTTTCATTTCCGATAAATGCAAAACCAtatcaattaattttattttcttggagcTTTGTATTCAGTTGATAGCATTACATTCAGCTAGCATCACTTATGGGTTTACAACATTACTAAACATTTTTCGGCATTCAAATGATCAGTTGtgttttgagagagagataCAGAAACGTACAAGTTTGTGAGACCTGGGACTGGGAGTAACTCTTATCTCTACTTGAAAAGCTGCATTAGATGCGTTTTAAAACAATAGAAAGCTGAGTTCCTTCCTGGAATTGGGACTCCATCAGGTTGGAAACCTCGTCGATTTTCTTAGAGAATCGATAGAACAAATCATCAACAATCTCAGCTCCAAAATGTTTACTGATCATACCCTCCAGGCCAGCTCTTCTTTGCATCACGCATGACTTCCCAGTAATTGGGGCATCAATTCCTGATCGAGGGTTTTGTATCTCCATTTTCTCAATTCTAAAACACCCATTTCCTTCCACaatctctctcatttccttGGGCGAGGTAATATAGAAAGGCAAGTTGAACAAGTCCACCTGAGCTTCACTTATTAATCCCTGCAAAAATATTTAGCCATTTTGGCCTTCAATTTACGCATGCATGAATTGTAATTTATTCACGAAACAATGTAGACTAGGAGCGGCGAGAGAACATTCAACCTTTACCAAATGGGTCATCATGAATCAGCTTTCATTTTAGATATTTAATTTGCGAGATTACTCATATATATGCTGATTGTTAGCAAGTGAAGTTCCGCAAAATTAGTTTCAAGGAACTTCCTCTTAGAAATCCTAGCAATGAAAGAggttatgtgtgtgtgtgtgtgtgatcaCTGACATACCTCCTTTGCCATATCCATGAGGCTGGACCCCAGGCAATCAGACATCAATCCGTGTACACTGGATTGGCCCACATTTGGGATAGCTGGCATGATAAGCACCATTATTCCATCCACAACAAGCTCTTTAGCTCTAGCATCAAAAAAGGTTGCCATATCCTCTGCAAATTGGGCTGCATAAGCATGAGCTACTTCATCTTGGGCACAAGTATAGCTAATCCTCCCCTTGTTCCATGCTGGAGAGTTCTTGTTTAGCAACTCTTTTGGCACCTCAGAGAGAAAGTGGAGTGCGTAAAAGGAATGGACAAAGTGAAGAGAGGATTCGGGGAATAACCGGCCATGGAAAGACCCCGGCACGCCGGCTGCAAAATATGGCCTTTCGGGTGGAAGAGTTGTAAAGAGGGTATTGAAATTATTGGATGGAATGTCATTGAAAAACACCTGGAACTCTGGTGTACGAGAAGTAAGACCTTGAGATTGGCACTTGTGCTGCACAGCATCTATTATATTTTGCATGACATTGAAAGTGTTTGGTCCAACTGAACAACCTAAGTCTGCTATACGAAATGTGCTTTTTGAAGTAAAGGA from Carya illinoinensis cultivar Pawnee chromosome 6, C.illinoinensisPawnee_v1, whole genome shotgun sequence includes:
- the LOC122313129 gene encoding RNA-dependent RNA polymerase 1-like → MGKTIRLSGFPSSVTAQEVKEFLEGRTGEGTVYAIKIRPNKSGGRANATVQFTSNRHAESIISLANVRLWYGRSYLKAWEMERDIVPKPRTTLHSLENIILHFGCQISNEKFSILWRAVNVSVNFGTGFRQFQFFLLHNCVEYRLELSYENIWQIELHRPRRQTAKYLLIQLFGAPRIYEKDSRPSDNLYENPNFNFFKHIPDDQWVRGVDFTPSSCIGQSSSLCLELPYGHQLPDFRDNFAYYKESEGRYILESGSTFSCNLDLVPIVGPSPGVDLPYEILFKINLLVQNGCLAGPTLDVRFYRLVDPRNIGIDCIEYALEKLFHLQECCYEPSRWLNEQYIKYLTSTHPPKSPAISPDSGLVSVHRAQITPSKVYFCGPEINVSNRVLRHFSDCIDNFLRVSFVDENLDKMFSTDLSPRASSANEDRKTGIYRRILSVLKNGIVFAGKRFETLAFSSSQLRDNSIWMFASRDGLTAADIRDWMGNFSRIRNVAKYAARLGQSFGSSTETLTVYAHEIETIPDVELERGGVNYVFSDGIGKISAEFAKKVALKCGCKGSHPSAFQIRYGGYKGVVAVDPTSPMKLSLRKSMSKYEADNHKKLDVLAFSKFQPCFLNRQLITLLSTLGVKDNAFVNKQRQAIEQLDAILSDPLKAQEALDLMSPGENTNMLKEMLMCGYKPDAEPFLAMMLQTFRASKLLELRTKTRIFIPDGRAMMGCLDETGTLEYGQVFVQFSGTRHRQSFNDSTMFSVHGSDQRFLVTGKVVVAKNPCLHPGDVRVLRAVNVPALHHLVDCVVFPQKGLRPHPNECSGSDLDGDIYFVCWDPELIPRQQEEPMDYSPAQSKQLDRDVTIEEVEEYFVNYIVNDSLGIIANAHTAFADREPLKAMSDPCIKLAKLFSIAVDFPKTGIPAEIPHELHVKEYPDFMDKPDKPTYESHNVIGKLFREVKDKAPNNASFKSFTVEMARRSYDPDMEVDGFEDFVDDAFFHKTNYDYKLGNLMDYYGIKTEAEILSGNIMRMAKSFTKRRDAEAINVSIRSLRKEARAWFNEKGSGLDSGAEEVYAKASAWYHVTYHPSYWGLYNEGMDRDHFLSFPWCVYDKLVRIKKNKTSITRALYMSSLEDQFRLELHLR
- the LOC122313130 gene encoding loganic acid O-methyltransferase-like isoform X1 → MDTGDGAYIDAESLDFKEEARKESMDVAKVMIDDAIAEKLDVKKFSFTSKSTFRIADLGCSVGPNTFNVMQNIIDAVQHKCQSQGLTSRTPEFQVFFNDIPSNNFNTLFTTLPPERPYFAAGVPGSFHGRLFPESSLHFVHSFYALHFLSEVPKELLNKNSPAWNKGRISYTCAQDEVAHAYAAQFAEDMATFFDARAKELVVDGIMVLIMPAIPNVGQSSVHGLMSDCLGSSLMDMAKEGLISEAQVDLFNLPFYITSPKEMREIVEGNGCFRIEKMEIQNPRSGIDAPITGKSCVMQRRAGLEGMISKHFGAEIVDDLFYRFSKKIDEVSNLMESQFQEGTQLSIVLKRI
- the LOC122313130 gene encoding loganic acid O-methyltransferase-like isoform X2, which translates into the protein MDTGDGAYIDAESLDFKEEARKESMDVAKVMIDDAIAEKLDVKKFSFTSKSTFRIADLGCSVGPNTFNVMQNIIDAVQHKCQSQGLTSRTPEFQVFFNDIPSNNFNTLFTTLPPERPYFAAGVPGSFHGRLFPESSLHFVHSFYALHFLSEVPKELLNKNSPAWNKGRISYTCAQDEVAHAYAAQFAEDMATFFDARAKELVVDGIMVLIMPAIPNVGQSSVHGLMSDCLGSSLMDMAKEEMREIVEGNGCFRIEKMEIQNPRSGIDAPITGKSCVMQRRAGLEGMISKHFGAEIVDDLFYRFSKKIDEVSNLMESQFQEGTQLSIVLKRI